DNA from Roseimicrobium sp. ORNL1:
CACTGTGGATCAGCCGGTGGAACGGCTTCGGTCAATTCTGGTCCCAAGTGCTGCGCGAGACCGCCCGCCCTCCGCAGGGACAGAACATGGACCTGCGTTGTGAAATGGAGGGCGATGAAGCCAAGGTCAGCGTGGACGTACTGACCGATGCCGGCACGCGCGGCAATGAAGCGCGTGTCACTGCGGAGGTCTTCTTCGTCTCCGCCGAGTCCCTCGGTGCCCCGCTCAAACCCGTGCAGTCCCTCACCTTACGCCAGAGCGGTCCAGGATTGTATGCCGGCAACTTCAAGCCGGACCAGGCTGGCGTCTATCTCGTGCGAGCGCAGAGCGGCGCCCAGATGGTGACCGCCGGCATGGTGCACAATCCCAGCGGCGAGCAGAGCCTCGGCACCGTGAATGACACGCTGCTCCGCGAAGCCGCGCAGATGACCGGTGGAACCTATCTCGACAAGGATACCAAGCTCGACCTCGGCAGCGCCAAGGCCCGGAAATACCTGGAGCTCTGGCCCCACCTCGTGATTGCCCTGCTCGCTCTCTTCCTCATCGATGCCATCGTCCGCCGCTGGGAACACGTCACCGGCATCTGGGACATGGCGTTTGGGGGAATGAAGTCTGCGGGGAAGACGAAGACGGCGCTGTGAGTAGCCGCAAAAAAACGCAAAAGGGCGCAAGAAGTTGAGGTTCTTGGGCACAGCTACCTCATCTGAGGTAGCATCATCCTGCGAGTAATCCCTTTTTGAGTTTTTTGCGTCTCTTTGCGGCTAAATTAATTGAGGTCTGCATCCCCACAGACACGGAGTCACTAGGAGTCGGTGAGAATCGTCACCCTGCCTCATCACGCATGAGTGGCCTGTTGTCCAAGGAGCGGCACTAGCCTTAGTGCCGGTGGTTGGCCATCTGGGTGCGGAGCCTCATTCTCAGTGAACGAAACACGCGCACGCGATGCGGCGATTCAAACACCACATCGCGTGCCACGCTGCATGACGGCACTAGGCTAGTGCCGCTCCTTGGACTGTCGGCCTTGTATGTGAAACGGCGAAGCGACACTCACTCATTCATCAGCCGCACCAGCTGCCGCAGCCTTCGCCTTCTTGCCCTTGCCTTTCCCTTTGCCACCCTTCTTCTCCGGCGTGGGCTGTCCCTGCTCGGTGTTCGGCGTGGGCATCGGGGCTTTGATTTCCTGCTGCCAGGTATGCAGCTTTTCAAGCAGCGCCTTTGCCTTCTCCGGCTCCGTCGTGGCGAGGTTCTTCGTTTCGCCGATGTCCTCCTTCAGGTTGTACAGCTCCACGCGTTTGTCTTCCATGAACTCCATCAGCTTCCAATCACCGCTGATGACCGCGGCCACGGGCGTGGTGCGCCAGGAGTTCTCCCCAGCACCGAGATAGCCGGGGAAGTGCTGATAAATCGCCTCACGCTTCAGCTTCGCGGTGCCGCTGCCGCTGACATCACCGCCTCGGAAGAGCGGCACGAGGCTTTCACCATCCAGCACCTGACCCTCGGGAGCCGTTCCCTTCGCAAGCTCCAGCAGCGTGGGGAAGATATCCACGTGAATCGCCGGCACATCGCTGGTGCTGCCGGGCTTCACCACCCCGGGCCAGCGCACGACGAAGGGCACGCGCGTGCCGCCTTCATACAGGCTTCCCTTGCCACTGCGCAGCGGGGCATTGTCGGTGACGTCGCCCGCTTTCTTGATGCCCTCCCGCGCATAGCCACCCACACCACCGTTATCACTGGTGAAGATGAGCACGGTATTCTCCGCGAGCCCCAGCTTCTCCAGCGTCTCCATCACACGGCCCACGCTCTCATCCACACTGGCGATCATCGCGGCGTACGTGGGATTGTCGTGCCCACCGGCAGGCGCCTTCGGTTTGAAATGCTCGATGAGGTCCTTCTTCGCCTCATGAGGTGAATGCACGCCGAAGTGCGGCAGATACAGGAAGAAGGGCTTGTCCTTGTGGCGCGTGATGAAGTCCACTGCCTTGTCCGTGAGGAAGTCCGCGAGGTACGCACCTTCAGGCACCTCCACCTCGGGATTCGTGTTGAAGTTGAAATGCTTCCCCATGCTCACGATGGCTTCATCAAACCCACGCTCGCCGGGATGATGCGCGCCATCGTTGCCGAGATGCCATTTGCCGAACATGCCCGTGGCATACCCCGCCGCCTTCATCGACTCAGCCACGGTTTTCTTCTCCAGCGGCAGTTCATCGACGTTGTCCACCGGACGCAGCGGGCGCGAGCGCCAGTCGAAGCGCTCAATCCCACCCACCGTGTACACGCCGGTGCGCGGGCCATACTGCCCCGTCATGAGCGCCGCGCGGGTGGGCTGGCAGTTCTGGCACTGATGATAACTGGTGAGCTTCATCCCCTGCTCCGCAAGCCGGTCGATGTTCGGCGTCTCGTAGTACTGGCTGCCGAAGCAATGGACATCCGTGTACCCCAGGTCATCCGCCATGATGAAGACGATGTTGGGTGTTGAGGTGGTTGCAGCAGTGGTGGTGGCTGATGTCGCGAGAGCAGCAGCGCCGGCGAGAAACGCAATGGCGCGGGAGATGGTGGATGCTGCGGTGATGACGAGTCGCTTGAACATCGCGGGTGAACGGAGGTGGGGGTGGGATCTTGCGGGGGAAACATGCGAGGTGGGTCAAATGATGGAGAACGAGAAGTATCCAA
Protein-coding regions in this window:
- a CDS encoding sulfatase, which codes for MFKRLVITAASTISRAIAFLAGAAALATSATTTAATTSTPNIVFIMADDLGYTDVHCFGSQYYETPNIDRLAEQGMKLTSYHQCQNCQPTRAALMTGQYGPRTGVYTVGGIERFDWRSRPLRPVDNVDELPLEKKTVAESMKAAGYATGMFGKWHLGNDGAHHPGERGFDEAIVSMGKHFNFNTNPEVEVPEGAYLADFLTDKAVDFITRHKDKPFFLYLPHFGVHSPHEAKKDLIEHFKPKAPAGGHDNPTYAAMIASVDESVGRVMETLEKLGLAENTVLIFTSDNGGVGGYAREGIKKAGDVTDNAPLRSGKGSLYEGGTRVPFVVRWPGVVKPGSTSDVPAIHVDIFPTLLELAKGTAPEGQVLDGESLVPLFRGGDVSGSGTAKLKREAIYQHFPGYLGAGENSWRTTPVAAVISGDWKLMEFMEDKRVELYNLKEDIGETKNLATTEPEKAKALLEKLHTWQQEIKAPMPTPNTEQGQPTPEKKGGKGKGKGKKAKAAAAGAADE